In a genomic window of Anoxybacter fermentans:
- a CDS encoding tetratricopeptide repeat protein produces the protein MNSSATESLITVLYEQAEVEIKNNDYKRALSTLEKLMDLIKDCPEHYAYGGAKRLYAMIYKYQGKFQLALNSAKEALSFFTKRNDYMEIYRIRELMGNIFHHFCRYSEAVKEWELALEAISFFNDGMAQLRSKAKIHIKLGEVLILLSRYKEARSNYAKGLSYSQQLKDPALMGKCKMGIGVTYHRESRFKLALQLYYQAFKLIRKNNDQVLMGRLFHCLGDIFTKLGQFEKAKKKYEKSLEISEKTGDFLTSAATLREIGRLYLDFDPEKTAFFCERSLDKLIENITAETRWECERLMGKIFYLMALYHLQKNEKKEAMSNLIEAGEIFHKFDMKKEKKSAEILYQRITGQPVKTKSYSKSRVLSVKLGLI, from the coding sequence ATGAATAGTAGTGCTACAGAGAGTCTAATCACTGTCTTATATGAACAGGCAGAAGTAGAAATCAAAAATAATGATTATAAAAGGGCACTTTCAACACTTGAAAAATTGATGGATTTGATTAAAGATTGTCCTGAGCATTATGCCTATGGGGGTGCTAAACGTTTATATGCAATGATTTATAAATATCAGGGGAAATTTCAGTTGGCTTTAAATTCAGCTAAAGAAGCTCTCAGTTTTTTTACAAAGCGCAATGATTATATGGAGATTTACCGGATTAGAGAGTTAATGGGTAATATCTTTCATCATTTTTGTAGATATAGTGAAGCGGTAAAAGAATGGGAATTAGCTTTAGAAGCGATTTCTTTCTTTAATGATGGTATGGCACAATTAAGGTCAAAAGCAAAAATACATATAAAATTGGGCGAGGTTTTAATTCTTTTATCCCGTTATAAGGAAGCAAGATCCAATTATGCTAAAGGACTTTCTTATAGCCAGCAATTAAAGGATCCGGCTTTGATGGGCAAATGTAAGATGGGAATTGGAGTAACTTATCATCGGGAAAGTAGATTCAAATTAGCTCTTCAGTTATATTACCAGGCCTTTAAACTGATTCGAAAAAACAATGATCAGGTTCTTATGGGGCGCTTATTTCACTGTTTAGGTGATATCTTTACCAAATTGGGTCAATTTGAAAAGGCTAAAAAGAAATATGAGAAAAGTTTAGAAATATCAGAAAAAACAGGAGATTTTCTTACTTCTGCAGCTACTTTGCGCGAGATTGGGAGATTGTATTTAGATTTTGACCCTGAAAAGACAGCTTTTTTTTGTGAGCGTTCTTTAGATAAATTGATTGAAAATATAACTGCTGAAACCAGATGGGAATGTGAAAGGCTAATGGGTAAAATTTTTTATCTAATGGCCCTTTATCATTTACAAAAAAATGAGAAGAAAGAGGCAATGAGCAATCTGATAGAAGCAGGCGAGATTTTTCATAAATTTGATATGAAAAAGGAGAAAAAAAGTGCGGAAATTTTGTATCA
- a CDS encoding glycosyltransferase family 4 protein has protein sequence MQSALFAFIIAFLVAYLLTPLIKNLSLITGAVDKPGERRVHIRPVPSLGGIAIYLGVVLAILTTVTDLSSNRSIQGVLVGSTFILILGIVDDLKELRPRYKLIGQILAAAILVAFGVRIEFITNPFGGMVYLGIWGIPLTIFWVVSIINAINLIDGLDGLAAGVSTIAAFTLLFVAIQEGNILTVLMTAALAGGALGFLRYNFNPAKIFMGDTGSMFLGFMLATVSTVGALKSATAATVLVPIMAMGVPIFDTLFAIIRRSFNGKPVSQADQGHLHHRLLQIGLSHRQAVIVVYLISICLGFTAIAINGASTSEAIILVVLTVGALVWGAWKLGIFEIEFTHSERHAGKFGEEV, from the coding sequence ATGCAAAGTGCTCTGTTTGCTTTTATAATTGCATTTCTGGTGGCATATCTATTGACTCCTTTGATTAAAAACTTAAGTTTAATAACTGGGGCAGTTGATAAACCTGGTGAACGAAGGGTGCATATTCGCCCTGTACCAAGTCTTGGAGGAATAGCTATTTATCTTGGTGTGGTTTTAGCTATTTTAACGACTGTAACTGATTTAAGTTCTAACCGTTCTATCCAGGGAGTGCTGGTAGGCAGTACTTTTATCTTGATTTTGGGTATTGTAGATGATCTTAAGGAACTTCGTCCTAGATACAAATTAATTGGACAGATTCTGGCAGCTGCAATATTGGTTGCTTTTGGAGTAAGGATTGAGTTCATTACCAATCCTTTTGGTGGAATGGTGTATCTGGGAATCTGGGGAATCCCATTAACTATTTTTTGGGTTGTCAGTATCATTAATGCTATCAATTTAATTGATGGATTGGATGGTTTAGCTGCTGGTGTATCTACGATTGCAGCATTTACACTGCTTTTTGTAGCCATTCAGGAAGGTAATATTTTGACTGTATTGATGACAGCAGCTCTTGCTGGAGGTGCGTTGGGTTTTCTCAGATATAACTTTAACCCGGCTAAGATTTTTATGGGCGATACGGGGTCAATGTTTTTAGGATTTATGTTAGCGACTGTTTCGACAGTAGGTGCATTGAAAAGTGCAACTGCTGCAACAGTATTGGTTCCTATTATGGCAATGGGTGTACCTATTTTTGATACTCTGTTTGCTATTATTCGTAGAAGCTTTAATGGTAAACCAGTTTCACAGGCGGATCAAGGCCATTTGCATCATCGCTTGCTTCAAATTGGTTTGAGCCATCGTCAAGCAGTGATTGTAGTCTATTTGATTAGCATTTGTCTTGGTTTTACTGCTATTGCTATCAATGGTGCTTCAACTTCTGAAGCGATTATTCTGGTTGTACTGACGGTTGGTGCTCTCGTATGGGGTGCCTGGAAACTGGGTATCTTTGAGATAGAATTTACACACAGCGAGCGTCATGCTGGTAAATTTGGTGAAGAAGTATAG
- a CDS encoding deoxycytidylate deaminase codes for MEPNRPEWDSYFMEITHVVARRSTCLRRQVGAIIVLDKRILATGYNGAPSNLPHCGEVGCLRAKLKVPSGERHELCRGLHAEQNAIIQAALHGSSIKGATLYCTHQPCVVCAKMIINAGIVEIVYEGEYPDSLSQEMFDQAGIKVRVFRSDKK; via the coding sequence ATGGAACCAAATAGACCGGAATGGGATTCTTATTTTATGGAGATTACTCATGTTGTTGCCAGACGTTCTACGTGTCTGAGAAGACAGGTGGGTGCTATCATTGTTTTGGATAAGCGAATTTTAGCTACTGGATATAATGGTGCTCCCAGTAATCTCCCTCATTGTGGTGAAGTAGGATGCTTAAGGGCCAAATTAAAAGTACCATCCGGAGAAAGACATGAACTCTGCCGGGGCCTACATGCTGAACAGAATGCCATTATTCAAGCTGCTTTACACGGTTCATCCATTAAAGGTGCCACTCTTTACTGTACACATCAGCCCTGTGTGGTTTGTGCTAAAATGATTATTAATGCAGGAATTGTTGAAATTGTTTATGAGGGGGAATATCCTGATTCCCTTTCTCAAGAGATGTTTGATCAGGCGGGGATTAAAGTTAGGGTTTTCCGATCTGACAAAAAGTAA
- the upp gene encoding uracil phosphoribosyltransferase, producing MGKVHVIDHPLIQHKLTLIRDERTGAKEFRELLNEIAMLMAYEVTRDLPLVEVEIKTPITVAKAKMIEGKKLGIIPILRAGLGMVDGILRLIPTAKVGHIGLYRDPETLEPVEYYCKMPTDIEERDLIIVDPMLATGGSASAAIRFVKERGGKNIKLMCLIAAPEGIEVIQKDHPDVDIYVAAVDDCLNDHAYIVPGLGDAGDRLYGTK from the coding sequence ATGGGTAAAGTACATGTTATTGACCATCCGCTTATTCAACATAAATTAACTTTAATTCGTGATGAGAGAACAGGTGCCAAGGAGTTCAGGGAGCTATTGAATGAAATCGCCATGTTAATGGCTTATGAAGTTACAAGAGATTTACCTTTAGTTGAAGTTGAAATTAAGACACCTATCACTGTTGCTAAAGCAAAAATGATAGAGGGGAAGAAACTAGGAATTATACCAATTTTAAGAGCAGGCTTGGGAATGGTTGATGGAATCCTTCGTTTAATTCCTACAGCTAAAGTTGGTCATATTGGTCTTTATCGTGATCCGGAGACTTTAGAACCGGTTGAGTATTACTGTAAAATGCCTACCGATATAGAGGAGCGGGATTTGATTATAGTAGATCCTATGCTGGCAACAGGCGGTTCTGCTTCAGCAGCTATTCGGTTTGTTAAAGAGCGAGGTGGAAAAAATATTAAATTGATGTGTCTAATTGCTGCCCCAGAAGGTATTGAAGTTATTCAAAAAGATCACCCTGATGTAGATATCTATGTTGCAGCAGTGGATGATTGTTTAAATGATCATGCCTATATTGTACCGGGCTTAGGTGATGCGGGGGATCGATTATATGGAACCAAATAG
- the rpiB gene encoding ribose 5-phosphate isomerase B: protein MKVAIGSDHGGFRLKEEIKKYLESLQIEYKDFGTYSEESVDYPDFARPVAEGVARGEFDRGILICGTGIGMSIAANKVPGIRAALCHDCFSARATREHNDSNVLCLGERVIGKGLALDIVKIWLETEFVGGRHQRRIDKITSLERGINNG, encoded by the coding sequence ATGAAAGTTGCTATTGGTTCAGATCATGGGGGTTTTCGTTTAAAAGAAGAAATAAAAAAATATTTAGAGAGTTTACAGATTGAGTATAAGGATTTTGGGACATATTCAGAGGAGTCTGTAGACTACCCTGATTTTGCTCGCCCTGTGGCTGAAGGAGTGGCTCGAGGTGAATTTGATAGGGGAATTTTGATTTGTGGTACAGGTATTGGGATGTCTATTGCTGCTAACAAGGTTCCTGGAATCCGGGCTGCTCTTTGCCATGACTGTTTTTCAGCCAGGGCAACCCGTGAACACAATGACTCGAATGTTCTCTGTTTGGGCGAACGGGTTATTGGAAAAGGATTGGCTTTAGATATTGTAAAGATCTGGCTAGAGACTGAATTTGTAGGTGGACGCCATCAACGTCGTATTGATAAAATAACCTCTCTGGAAAGGGGAATAAATAATGGGTAA
- a CDS encoding low molecular weight protein arginine phosphatase yields MQKKILFVCTGNTCRSSMAEYLFRHLAEEAGRGDEFIVRSAGVAAIENDPAADQAIEVLGDKGITAIQKHKATPINEELVQDADLILTMTQAHKKMLLDLYPDAKEKVFTLKEYTIRPEEESNLDIADPFGQPVEVYQKCAGELEIYLKRLLEQL; encoded by the coding sequence TTGCAAAAAAAGATTTTATTTGTCTGTACAGGTAATACCTGCCGGAGCAGTATGGCTGAATATCTTTTTAGACATCTAGCAGAAGAAGCAGGGAGGGGTGATGAATTCATTGTTCGATCTGCTGGAGTGGCTGCTATAGAAAATGATCCGGCAGCAGATCAGGCTATTGAAGTACTAGGGGATAAGGGAATTACTGCTATTCAGAAACATAAGGCCACACCGATTAATGAGGAATTGGTTCAGGATGCTGATTTGATTTTGACCATGACCCAGGCTCACAAAAAGATGCTTTTAGATCTTTATCCTGATGCAAAAGAAAAGGTATTTACCCTGAAAGAATATACTATTCGGCCTGAAGAAGAATCAAATCTGGATATTGCAGATCCTTTCGGACAACCTGTTGAAGTATATCAAAAATGTGCAGGAGAATTAGAGATTTATCTCAAACGTTTATTAGAACAATTATAG
- a CDS encoding manganese efflux pump MntP family protein, whose amino-acid sequence MNQELGLITVFLIAIALGMDAFSLSIGIGMQGVSSYQTGQLCLTVGVLHILLPLVGIFLGQALGTLAGDIAAYVGAAVLVILGAKMIYEEFTTEEEENIEKLSGWQFIVLPLSVSLDSLSIGFSLGTFGVQKLIFVTGIFGIVAAAMTLAGIFLGFRLGHFIEKTSIFGGGILVALGLKMLFF is encoded by the coding sequence ATGAATCAAGAATTAGGATTAATAACAGTTTTTTTGATAGCAATAGCTCTTGGGATGGATGCATTCTCATTATCCATCGGAATTGGGATGCAGGGAGTAAGTTCTTATCAAACAGGTCAATTATGTTTAACGGTAGGGGTTTTACATATTCTACTTCCTCTGGTTGGGATTTTTCTTGGTCAGGCTTTGGGAACTCTGGCTGGAGATATTGCAGCCTATGTAGGGGCAGCTGTGCTTGTTATTTTAGGTGCTAAAATGATTTATGAAGAGTTTACCACAGAAGAGGAAGAGAATATTGAAAAACTTTCAGGTTGGCAGTTTATTGTCTTACCTTTAAGTGTGAGTTTAGATTCCTTGAGTATCGGTTTTAGTCTGGGTACATTTGGTGTACAAAAGTTAATTTTTGTTACCGGGATATTTGGAATTGTGGCCGCAGCAATGACTCTTGCTGGAATCTTTTTGGGATTCCGGCTTGGTCATTTTATTGAAAAGACCAGCATTTTTGGTGGTGGAATTTTGGTTGCTCTGGGATTAAAAATGTTATTTTTTTAA
- a CDS encoding L-threonylcarbamoyladenylate synthase produces the protein MKTIVLKLDPEDKDLSSHPGIIKGGKILREGGLVAFPTETVYGLGANGLDPKAVKKIYQAKGRPSDNPLILHIADLSDLEELVTVVPKKAKVLIEKFWPGPLTLVLKKKNHVPDEVTGGLNTVAVRMPSHPIARELIAAANVPVAAPSANLSGRPSPTLAEHVIHDLNGRVEMIIDGGSCHTGIESTVLDFSEDKPILLRPGSISLEAIEDLIGPLKLDAGIATKEVQHKKPKSPGMKYRHYSPEAELLIVEGESERVKEKLIELIKNSQKKLGLLATRELVESLDTDLPPITVKVLGSREKLEEIGINLFKLLREFDETEVDLILVEGLPLHGLGLAVMNRLRKAAGYQIIRV, from the coding sequence ATGAAAACAATAGTCTTAAAGCTTGATCCTGAGGATAAAGATCTCTCCTCTCATCCGGGGATTATTAAAGGAGGTAAGATTCTACGCGAGGGTGGGCTTGTGGCTTTTCCTACAGAGACAGTTTACGGACTAGGGGCTAACGGTTTAGACCCGAAAGCAGTAAAAAAAATCTATCAGGCAAAAGGCCGGCCTTCAGATAATCCGTTAATTTTACATATTGCAGATTTAAGTGATTTGGAAGAATTGGTGACTGTGGTACCGAAAAAAGCAAAAGTTCTCATCGAAAAGTTCTGGCCTGGGCCATTGACCCTGGTTTTAAAGAAAAAAAATCATGTACCCGATGAGGTTACTGGAGGATTGAATACAGTTGCCGTACGTATGCCATCCCATCCTATTGCCCGGGAACTGATTGCTGCTGCTAATGTTCCAGTGGCAGCTCCCAGTGCTAACTTATCCGGACGTCCCAGTCCTACCCTGGCAGAACATGTCATCCACGATCTTAATGGTCGTGTAGAGATGATTATTGATGGTGGTTCATGCCATACGGGAATTGAGTCAACTGTTCTGGATTTTTCAGAGGATAAACCCATCCTTTTGCGTCCGGGAAGTATTTCCTTAGAAGCTATTGAAGACTTAATAGGGCCTCTTAAGCTGGATGCAGGTATAGCTACAAAAGAGGTTCAGCATAAAAAGCCTAAAAGTCCCGGGATGAAATATCGCCATTATTCACCTGAGGCAGAACTTTTAATAGTAGAAGGTGAAAGTGAACGGGTCAAAGAAAAGTTAATAGAGTTAATAAAAAACTCTCAAAAGAAATTAGGCCTACTGGCTACTCGGGAGCTGGTAGAAAGTCTTGATACTGACCTTCCACCCATTACGGTAAAAGTTCTGGGAAGCCGGGAAAAACTGGAAGAAATAGGGATAAATCTTTTCAAATTGCTGCGTGAATTTGATGAGACAGAAGTGGATTTGATTCTTGTTGAAGGTTTGCCATTACATGGATTAGGACTTGCAGTGATGAATCGCTTGCGGAAAGCAGCGGGATATCAAATAATACGGGTCTGA
- the ytxJ gene encoding bacillithiol system redox-active protein YtxJ, with protein sequence MAEMKELTRIEEVDQILGESSNKPIFIFKHNHICPISVGAFRHYEAFVRGYEKEDILFTLIRIREHRDISNAIAERLGVKHESPQAILVVDGRAVWNDSHYEITENKLKQVVMMYENNSLKA encoded by the coding sequence ATGGCAGAAATGAAAGAATTAACTCGAATAGAAGAAGTGGATCAAATTCTAGGTGAATCTTCAAATAAACCGATCTTTATCTTTAAACATAATCATATATGCCCCATCAGTGTTGGTGCATTTAGACACTATGAAGCTTTTGTTAGAGGTTATGAAAAAGAAGATATCCTATTTACTTTGATCAGAATCAGGGAACATCGCGATATATCTAATGCCATCGCTGAGCGGTTAGGAGTCAAACATGAATCTCCTCAGGCTATTCTGGTGGTAGATGGTAGGGCGGTATGGAATGATTCCCATTATGAGATTACAGAAAATAAGTTGAAGCAAGTGGTGATGATGTATGAAAACAATAGTCTTAAAGCTTGA
- the prmC gene encoding peptide chain release factor N(5)-glutamine methyltransferase, giving the protein MSKSLNIKEILERTIKHFEKYGIQNPRLDAEVLLADLLGLERIQLYVRFDQPLTKSEIDKYRERVILRSKRVPVQYIVGHQEFMSLDFKVNKNVLIPRPETEHLVQAVIKFLNEAKFKDPLIVDVGTGSGAIAISLAHNLPEARVIGIDIFPQALEVAKENGKRHRVEKRVKFIKGSFLDPIIKANLHPQVIVSNPPYIKRSDLKNLQPEVKFEPRVALDGGEDGLDAYRQIISGAEVLSSGGLLAFEVGIGQSEEVATMMEKSFDKITVLKDLAGIDRVVMGIKK; this is encoded by the coding sequence TTGAGTAAGAGTTTGAATATTAAAGAGATTCTGGAACGGACAATTAAACATTTTGAAAAATATGGAATTCAAAACCCCCGTCTTGATGCAGAAGTTTTATTGGCTGATCTTTTAGGACTGGAACGCATCCAGCTATATGTCCGATTTGATCAGCCTTTGACTAAAAGTGAAATTGATAAATATCGTGAACGGGTTATTCTCCGCTCTAAACGGGTGCCTGTTCAATATATTGTTGGTCATCAAGAGTTTATGTCTCTTGATTTTAAGGTCAATAAGAATGTTCTCATTCCTCGCCCTGAGACAGAACATCTGGTGCAGGCTGTAATTAAATTTTTAAATGAAGCGAAGTTTAAAGATCCCCTGATTGTGGATGTGGGTACCGGGAGTGGTGCTATTGCTATTTCCCTTGCCCATAATCTTCCCGAAGCTAGAGTGATTGGAATAGATATTTTTCCTCAAGCATTAGAAGTAGCTAAAGAAAATGGTAAAAGACATCGGGTTGAAAAGAGAGTAAAATTTATTAAGGGTTCTTTTCTTGATCCAATCATTAAAGCTAACCTTCACCCTCAGGTGATTGTTTCTAACCCACCATATATTAAACGAAGTGATCTTAAAAATCTTCAACCTGAGGTCAAATTTGAACCCAGGGTGGCATTAGATGGGGGAGAAGATGGGCTTGATGCATATCGTCAGATAATTTCCGGGGCAGAGGTTCTCAGTTCAGGTGGGCTTCTCGCTTTTGAGGTGGGAATTGGGCAGTCAGAAGAAGTGGCAACAATGATGGAAAAAAGTTTTGATAAAATTACTGTCCTTAAAGATCTGGCTGGAATTGACCGGGTAGTTATGGGAATTAAAAAATAA
- the prfA gene encoding peptide chain release factor 1, whose protein sequence is MENLMEKLKQIEEKYNELGQRMADPSIHKNPKEYQKIAREHASLSEIVEKYHQYRDTINGIREAKKVLSESSDPELKELAQMELKELEPLKEKLEEEIPILLLPKDPNDEKNVIMEIRAGAGGDEAGLFAADLFRMYTRYAESKGWKIEILSSNASGIGGFKEVIFIVEGQGAYSRLKYESGVHRVQRVPVTESSGRIHTSTATVAVLPEAEEVEIEIDPKDLRIDTFRSSGHGGQHVNTTDSAVRITHLPTGIVVSCQDEKSQHKNKEKAMRVLRAKLYELAKAEAQAKIDEARKSQVGTGDRSERIRTYNFPQGRVTDHRINLTVHQLDQVLDGELDQFIDALITFDQTERLKKVQ, encoded by the coding sequence ATGGAAAATTTAATGGAGAAGTTGAAACAGATTGAAGAAAAGTATAATGAACTTGGTCAGCGAATGGCAGATCCATCTATTCATAAAAATCCAAAAGAATATCAAAAGATTGCCCGGGAACATGCATCCTTGAGTGAGATAGTCGAAAAGTATCATCAATATCGGGATACGATAAATGGTATTAGAGAAGCAAAAAAAGTTTTATCTGAAAGCAGCGACCCTGAGTTAAAAGAACTGGCTCAGATGGAGTTAAAGGAACTGGAGCCTTTAAAAGAGAAATTAGAAGAAGAGATTCCTATCTTATTATTACCTAAAGATCCCAATGATGAGAAGAATGTTATTATGGAGATTCGGGCTGGTGCAGGGGGAGATGAAGCTGGACTCTTTGCTGCAGACCTCTTTAGAATGTACACCCGTTATGCCGAAAGTAAGGGTTGGAAAATTGAAATTTTAAGTTCTAACGCATCTGGTATTGGTGGTTTCAAAGAGGTAATCTTTATTGTTGAAGGTCAGGGTGCTTACAGTAGATTAAAGTATGAAAGTGGTGTTCACCGCGTACAGAGGGTTCCTGTTACTGAATCCAGTGGTCGTATTCATACCTCTACAGCTACAGTAGCTGTTTTACCGGAGGCGGAGGAAGTAGAAATTGAGATAGATCCTAAAGATTTAAGGATTGATACTTTCCGTTCCAGTGGTCATGGAGGTCAGCATGTTAATACTACTGACTCTGCGGTTCGCATAACCCATCTTCCTACAGGTATTGTTGTTAGTTGTCAGGATGAAAAGTCCCAGCATAAAAATAAAGAGAAGGCTATGCGTGTTTTAAGAGCTAAGCTGTATGAACTTGCAAAGGCAGAAGCTCAGGCAAAGATTGATGAGGCACGTAAGAGTCAAGTTGGGACTGGTGATAGAAGTGAACGGATTCGAACTTATAACTTTCCTCAGGGTCGTGTAACTGATCATCGTATTAATCTTACAGTTCATCAGTTAGATCAGGTTTTGGATGGGGAATTGGATCAATTTATTGATGCACTAATTACTTTTGATCAGACAGAACGTTTAAAGAAGGTGCAATAA
- a CDS encoding DUF1385 domain-containing protein, producing the protein MAKKSQYGGQAVIEGVMMRGKEWLAIAVRRPDGEIIVKKEKLNSITQKLSFLKWPFFRGVVALIETLIIGMKAITFSANQALDDEEEAEELSFLEMFFSILLAFGMAVLLFIALPAWVVKLIQGYVASNLVLNLIEGIVKASAFIGYILVISLMKDIRRIFEYHGAEHVTIHAYEKGEELTIENARKYSPLHPRCGTNFIFVVIIISIIFFSFFGRPAFLKRILIHLALLPVIAGTAYEVIKKAGGEKVNPIIYVIAQPGIWLQKLTTRTPSDDQIEVAIASLKAVLEEES; encoded by the coding sequence ATGGCTAAAAAATCTCAATATGGTGGCCAGGCTGTTATTGAAGGTGTAATGATGAGGGGAAAAGAATGGCTGGCAATAGCAGTTCGTCGTCCTGATGGCGAAATTATAGTAAAAAAAGAAAAGCTAAATTCCATAACTCAAAAGCTATCGTTTTTAAAATGGCCCTTTTTTCGCGGAGTTGTGGCACTTATTGAAACTTTAATTATCGGGATGAAAGCCATTACTTTTTCTGCTAATCAGGCTTTGGATGATGAAGAAGAAGCAGAAGAGCTGTCCTTTCTGGAGATGTTTTTTTCAATTCTTTTGGCTTTTGGGATGGCAGTACTGCTTTTTATTGCTTTACCTGCCTGGGTTGTCAAGCTAATACAGGGCTATGTTGCCAGTAACCTGGTTTTGAATCTTATTGAAGGTATTGTTAAGGCTTCTGCTTTTATTGGATATATTCTTGTTATTTCTCTTATGAAAGATATCCGACGGATTTTTGAATACCACGGTGCAGAGCATGTAACAATCCATGCCTACGAAAAGGGTGAAGAACTTACCATAGAGAATGCTCGCAAATATAGTCCACTTCATCCGCGGTGTGGAACCAATTTCATTTTTGTTGTAATTATAATTAGTATCATCTTTTTTTCATTCTTCGGTCGTCCGGCATTTTTAAAGCGTATTTTGATCCATCTGGCCTTATTGCCAGTGATTGCTGGTACTGCATATGAAGTGATTAAAAAGGCAGGGGGAGAAAAGGTCAATCCAATAATTTATGTTATTGCCCAACCAGGAATATGGTTACAAAAATTGACCACCCGTACTCCTTCTGATGATCAAATTGAAGTAGCCATTGCCTCTTTAAAAGCCGTTTTGGAAGAAGAATCTTGA
- a CDS encoding thymidine kinase: protein MYCGKSEELIRRVRRAKIAKQKIQVFKPIIDDRYHKTNVVSHNGDQVEAIPIDHPDEILKRLNPKTDVIAIDEIQFFDQQIIGVCEELADRGLRVIVAGLDRDFRGKPFGPMPQLMALAEYVDKLHAICVKCGNPASRTQRLIDGKPAQYDDPVILVGAQEVYEARCRKCHEVPGKGGKENG from the coding sequence ATGTATTGCGGCAAAAGTGAGGAATTGATCCGTCGGGTTCGTCGGGCCAAAATTGCTAAACAAAAGATACAGGTTTTTAAACCTATAATAGATGATAGATATCACAAAACCAATGTGGTTTCCCATAATGGTGATCAGGTAGAAGCCATTCCTATAGATCATCCGGATGAAATCTTAAAGCGGCTGAATCCTAAGACAGATGTGATTGCTATTGATGAGATTCAATTCTTTGATCAGCAGATTATCGGTGTCTGTGAGGAATTGGCTGACCGCGGCCTTCGAGTGATTGTGGCAGGTCTGGATCGGGATTTTAGAGGCAAACCCTTTGGTCCGATGCCTCAATTAATGGCTTTGGCGGAATATGTGGATAAACTTCATGCTATCTGTGTTAAATGTGGCAATCCTGCTAGTCGAACCCAGCGTTTGATTGATGGGAAACCCGCTCAGTATGATGATCCGGTAATTTTAGTAGGAGCTCAGGAAGTCTATGAGGCTAGATGCCGTAAGTGCCATGAAGTTCCCGGAAAAGGGGGGAAAGAGAATGGCTAA